One genomic region from Leifsonia sp. Root1293 encodes:
- a CDS encoding antibiotic biosynthesis monooxygenase family protein, with amino-acid sequence MILEHVVLPVRPGRESEFESAFAEARTIIERMPGFQRLSLSRGVESPSSYLLLVHWDSVEAHEVGFRGSEAYGRWAQLLHPFYDPFPVVEHFAEVHRA; translated from the coding sequence ATGATCCTCGAGCACGTCGTACTGCCCGTGCGGCCCGGGCGCGAGAGCGAGTTCGAGTCCGCGTTCGCCGAGGCGCGCACCATCATCGAACGGATGCCGGGCTTCCAGAGGCTGTCGTTGTCGCGCGGGGTCGAGTCGCCCAGCTCGTACCTGCTGCTCGTGCACTGGGATTCGGTGGAGGCGCACGAGGTCGGCTTCCGCGGCTCGGAGGCATACGGTCGGTGGGCGCAGCTGCTGCATCCGTTCTACGACCCGTTCCCGGTGGTCGAGCACTTCGCCGAGGTGCACAGAGCCTGA
- a CDS encoding dolichyl-phosphate-mannose--protein mannosyltransferase gives MSVDAPRPAMDDLIDGSAGVQDTGEVDVQDTDEVDAVERDERELERGTRLDAWWARVLSTPARLRLWYWGGPLAVTLLAAVLRLWNLGHPHSLVFDETFYVKDAYTLLRNGVESTWPDDADAQFNAGNTDIYNPDGSYVVHPPLGKWIIALGLAVFGAGDSFGWRIGTAVVGILAVFLITVIARRLFRGSTLIGVIAGFLFAIDGHAIVMSRVAILDNSIMFFALLGFGAILLDRGWNENRLAAWMQRKRESTGNPDTGSWGPALWWRPWLLAAGLAFGLAASVKWSGLYFLAGFGLYVIVVDMLARRRAGVAFWATSAVLKQGPVSFLLMVPVAVVTYFVAWTGWFVTATGYYRNWADEPGNAWTGALAWVPRSLQSFWHYEAAAYQWNISLATPHPYQANPFTWLFMIRPTSMYYLGTTSENGCPTDACSDAITSIGNPIIWWAATAAVLYLVYRLARYREWRVGLILMGIAAGYLPWLLYSGRTVFQFYTIAFEPYLILALTAVLALILGRRDDPTWRRQRGIGVVAAFLGVAVLVSIFFWPLWTGERIPFWYWQLHIWLPSWR, from the coding sequence ATGAGTGTCGACGCCCCGAGACCCGCCATGGACGACCTCATCGACGGCTCCGCCGGCGTGCAGGACACCGGTGAGGTCGATGTGCAGGACACCGACGAGGTCGACGCCGTGGAGCGCGACGAGCGGGAACTCGAGCGCGGCACGCGCCTCGACGCCTGGTGGGCGCGCGTGCTCTCCACCCCCGCACGACTGCGCCTCTGGTACTGGGGCGGTCCGCTCGCGGTGACCCTGCTGGCGGCGGTGCTGCGGCTCTGGAACCTCGGCCACCCGCACAGCCTCGTCTTCGACGAGACCTTCTACGTGAAGGACGCGTACACGCTGCTGCGCAACGGCGTCGAGAGCACCTGGCCCGATGACGCCGACGCGCAGTTCAACGCGGGCAACACCGACATCTACAATCCCGACGGCTCCTACGTGGTGCATCCGCCGCTCGGCAAGTGGATCATCGCCCTGGGACTGGCGGTCTTCGGCGCCGGCGACAGCTTCGGCTGGCGCATCGGCACCGCGGTCGTCGGCATCCTCGCCGTGTTCCTCATCACCGTCATCGCGCGCCGGCTGTTCCGCGGCTCCACCCTGATCGGCGTGATCGCCGGGTTCCTGTTCGCGATCGACGGCCACGCGATCGTCATGTCGCGGGTGGCCATCCTCGACAACTCGATCATGTTCTTCGCCCTGCTCGGCTTCGGCGCCATCCTGCTCGACCGGGGGTGGAACGAGAACCGGCTGGCCGCCTGGATGCAGCGGAAGCGCGAGAGCACCGGGAACCCCGACACCGGCAGCTGGGGCCCAGCCCTCTGGTGGCGACCCTGGCTGCTGGCCGCTGGCCTCGCCTTCGGCCTGGCCGCCAGCGTCAAATGGTCTGGTCTCTACTTCCTGGCCGGCTTCGGCCTCTACGTGATCGTGGTCGACATGCTGGCCCGACGGCGCGCCGGCGTCGCCTTCTGGGCGACCAGCGCTGTGCTCAAGCAGGGTCCGGTGTCGTTCCTGCTCATGGTCCCCGTGGCCGTCGTCACCTACTTCGTCGCCTGGACCGGCTGGTTCGTCACGGCCACCGGCTACTACAGGAACTGGGCGGACGAGCCGGGCAACGCCTGGACCGGCGCCCTGGCCTGGGTTCCCCGCTCGCTGCAGAGCTTCTGGCACTACGAGGCGGCCGCCTATCAGTGGAACATCTCGCTGGCCACGCCGCATCCGTACCAGGCCAATCCCTTCACCTGGTTGTTCATGATCCGACCGACGAGCATGTACTACCTCGGCACCACCTCGGAGAACGGATGCCCCACCGACGCGTGCTCTGATGCCATCACGTCGATCGGCAACCCGATCATCTGGTGGGCGGCGACCGCTGCCGTGCTCTACCTCGTCTACAGGCTCGCTCGCTACCGCGAGTGGCGCGTCGGACTGATCCTCATGGGCATCGCCGCCGGATACCTGCCCTGGCTGCTCTACTCCGGGCGCACCGTGTTCCAGTTCTACACGATCGCGTTCGAGCCCTACCTGATCCTCGCCTTGACGGCGGTGCTGGCGCTCATCCTCGGTCGACGGGACGACCCGACCTGGCGACGACAGCGCGGCATCGGCGTCGTGGCGGCGTTCCTCGGCGTCGCCGTACTGGTGTCGATCTTCTTCTGGCCGCTGTGGACCGGCGAGCGCATACCGTTCTGGTACTGGCAGCTGCACATCTGGCTGCCGAGCTGGCGCTAG
- a CDS encoding TatD family hydrolase: protein MSSEEPSGAFVRVREQTAGRDLNYPPLPEPLAVGVYDNHTHLEIADGDGLDYREHLDRAASVGVRGVIQVGGDIETSRWSAATAAIEPRMLAAVAIHPNEAAEYALRGELDEAIGEIDSLAGRPRVVAVGETGLDYFRTESEEGRAAQQRSFEAHIDIAKRHGLALQIHDRDAHAAVIATLLRVGAPDRTVFHCYSGDAEMARVCAENGWYLSFAGNVTFKNAENLRDSLAVAPRELVLVETDAPFLTPTPLRGRPNAPYLIPHTLRAMAGYLDTDVSVLAAQISSNTERVYGTWDGLA, encoded by the coding sequence GTGAGTAGCGAGGAGCCGTCTGGCGCCTTCGTGCGCGTCCGCGAGCAGACAGCCGGACGCGACCTGAACTACCCGCCGCTGCCCGAGCCGCTGGCTGTCGGCGTCTACGACAACCACACCCACCTCGAGATCGCCGACGGGGACGGGCTCGACTATCGCGAGCACCTCGATCGTGCGGCATCCGTCGGCGTGCGCGGAGTGATCCAGGTCGGTGGCGACATCGAGACGTCGCGCTGGTCGGCGGCGACGGCCGCGATCGAGCCGCGGATGCTGGCCGCCGTGGCGATCCACCCCAACGAAGCCGCCGAGTACGCCCTCCGAGGCGAACTCGACGAGGCCATCGGCGAGATCGACAGTCTCGCCGGTCGACCCAGGGTGGTCGCCGTCGGCGAGACCGGACTCGACTACTTCCGCACCGAGAGCGAGGAGGGACGGGCCGCCCAGCAGCGCTCCTTCGAGGCCCACATCGACATCGCGAAACGGCACGGCCTCGCGCTGCAGATCCACGATCGCGACGCCCATGCCGCCGTCATCGCCACGCTGCTGCGAGTGGGAGCCCCCGACCGCACGGTGTTCCACTGCTACTCCGGCGACGCCGAGATGGCCAGGGTCTGCGCCGAGAACGGCTGGTACCTGTCGTTCGCGGGCAACGTCACGTTCAAGAACGCTGAGAACCTCCGCGATTCCCTCGCCGTCGCCCCGCGCGAACTCGTGCTCGTCGAGACCGATGCCCCCTTCCTCACGCCCACGCCGTTGCGCGGGCGACCGAACGCGCCGTACCTCATCCCGCACACGCTGCGGGCAATGGCCGGCTACCTCGACACCGACGTCTCGGTGCTCGCCGCCCAGATCAGCTCGAACACCGAGCGGGTCTACGGAACCTGGGATGGACTCGCATGA
- a CDS encoding YeiH family protein: MVARLLPGLSIAGAAALLAWGVHALLPALPLLTASVALGILVGQLPAFRAALDGTLAPGLKVAARRLLRIGIVLLGLKLSLGDIAGLGAITIATTVLIVVLTFLGTLWLGRALGLPGHQPLLVASGFSICGASAIGAMGGVVKARDDEQATPIALVTLCGTLAIAVLPALWHPLGLSDLQFGHWVGAGVHDVGQVVATAQIAGPAALAVAVVVKLTRVLLLAPMVAVTAVVERRRTAEASGPRPAVVPLFIVGFLAAVLANSFLTIPDAVLGAADVVQTALLAMALFALGASIRIATLARTGWRALVVGLTSWGLIAGLAYGAVLLPS, encoded by the coding sequence GTGGTCGCCCGCCTGCTGCCCGGCCTGTCCATCGCCGGAGCGGCCGCTCTTCTGGCGTGGGGCGTGCACGCGCTCCTGCCCGCCCTCCCGCTGCTGACGGCATCCGTGGCGCTCGGAATCCTGGTCGGGCAACTGCCGGCGTTCCGCGCGGCGCTCGACGGTACCCTCGCGCCCGGCCTCAAGGTCGCGGCGCGTCGCCTGCTCCGCATCGGAATCGTGCTGCTCGGCCTCAAACTCAGCCTCGGGGACATCGCCGGGCTCGGGGCCATCACCATCGCGACGACGGTTCTCATCGTCGTCCTGACCTTCCTCGGCACCCTCTGGCTCGGACGCGCGCTCGGACTGCCCGGCCACCAGCCGCTGCTGGTCGCCAGCGGCTTCTCCATCTGCGGGGCATCGGCCATCGGCGCCATGGGGGGCGTCGTCAAGGCCCGCGACGACGAACAGGCCACCCCCATCGCTCTGGTGACGCTGTGCGGAACCCTCGCCATCGCCGTGCTCCCGGCCCTGTGGCATCCGCTCGGACTCAGCGACCTGCAGTTCGGACACTGGGTCGGTGCCGGGGTGCACGATGTCGGCCAGGTCGTCGCCACAGCGCAGATCGCCGGCCCCGCCGCGCTCGCGGTCGCGGTGGTCGTGAAGCTCACCCGGGTGCTCCTGCTCGCCCCCATGGTCGCCGTCACCGCCGTCGTCGAGCGTCGACGCACCGCCGAGGCATCCGGACCGCGTCCGGCGGTCGTACCGCTCTTCATCGTGGGGTTCCTCGCGGCCGTGCTGGCGAACTCGTTCCTGACGATTCCGGATGCCGTCCTCGGAGCCGCCGACGTCGTGCAGACGGCGCTCCTGGCCATGGCGCTGTTCGCGCTCGGAGCGTCCATCCGCATCGCCACCCTGGCCAGGACGGGATGGCGTGCCCTGGTGGTCGGACTGACCTCGTGGGGGCTCATCGCCGGGCTCGCCTACGGAGCCGTTCTGCTGCCGTCATGA
- the metG gene encoding methionine--tRNA ligase: MSDGSSFYITTPIFYVNDVPHIGHAYTEVAADVLARWHRQSGDDTWSLTGTDEHGQKILRTATANGVTPKEWVDKLVAEAWKPLLEIVDLSNDDFIRTTDERHEVNVQKFLQHLYDAGHIYTGEFQGYYCVGCEEYKQPGDLLDGEGEYEGQKVCAIHSKPVELLNEKNYFFRMSAFADQLLALYEDRPDFVQPESARNEVVSFVKSGLADLSISRTSFDWGVKVPWDESHVVYVWFDALLNYITAVGYGADEEEFARRWPATHIVGKDILRFHAVIWPAMLLAAGLEVPKQVFGHGWLLVGGEKMSKSKLTGIAPSQIIDTFGSDAFRYYFLRAISFGQDGSFSWEDLAARYQAELANGFGNLASRVIAMVTRYCDGVIPTAGELTPAEESIVALERSVTDAAGEAISRLAIHEAISSIWELVDALNLYITEQEPWALAKDPANRARLETVLATVVRGLGTLAVLLSPVTPKATAKLWTALGGDGSVAEQRIDRAWEWTGGASVAPLEALFPRIEASGE, translated from the coding sequence ATGTCCGACGGCTCCTCCTTCTACATCACCACGCCGATCTTCTACGTGAACGACGTTCCCCACATCGGGCACGCCTACACGGAGGTCGCCGCGGACGTGCTCGCGCGCTGGCACCGCCAGAGCGGCGACGACACCTGGTCGCTCACGGGAACCGACGAGCACGGGCAGAAGATCCTGCGCACGGCGACGGCCAACGGCGTCACGCCGAAGGAATGGGTCGACAAGCTCGTCGCCGAGGCGTGGAAGCCGCTGCTCGAGATCGTCGACCTGTCGAACGACGACTTCATCCGCACGACGGATGAGCGCCACGAGGTCAACGTGCAGAAGTTCCTGCAGCACCTCTACGACGCCGGCCACATCTACACGGGCGAGTTCCAGGGCTACTACTGCGTCGGCTGCGAGGAGTACAAGCAGCCGGGCGACCTGCTCGACGGCGAGGGTGAGTACGAGGGCCAGAAGGTCTGCGCCATCCACTCCAAGCCCGTAGAACTGCTCAACGAGAAGAACTACTTCTTCCGCATGAGCGCGTTCGCCGACCAGTTGCTCGCCCTCTACGAGGACCGTCCCGACTTCGTCCAGCCCGAGAGCGCCCGCAACGAGGTCGTCTCGTTCGTGAAGTCCGGGCTCGCCGACCTCTCCATCTCCCGCACCTCGTTCGACTGGGGCGTGAAGGTCCCGTGGGACGAGTCGCACGTCGTCTACGTGTGGTTCGACGCCCTGCTCAACTACATCACGGCAGTCGGCTACGGCGCCGACGAGGAGGAGTTCGCGCGCCGCTGGCCGGCGACGCACATCGTGGGCAAGGACATCCTGCGCTTCCACGCCGTCATCTGGCCCGCCATGCTCCTCGCCGCAGGACTCGAGGTGCCCAAGCAGGTCTTCGGCCACGGCTGGCTGCTCGTCGGCGGCGAGAAGATGAGCAAGTCCAAGCTCACCGGCATCGCGCCATCGCAGATCATCGACACCTTCGGCTCCGACGCGTTCCGCTACTACTTCCTGCGTGCCATCTCCTTCGGACAGGACGGCTCGTTCTCGTGGGAGGACCTCGCCGCCCGCTACCAGGCCGAGCTCGCCAATGGCTTCGGCAACCTCGCGTCGCGGGTGATCGCCATGGTGACGCGCTACTGCGACGGCGTCATCCCGACGGCGGGCGAGCTGACACCGGCGGAGGAGTCCATCGTGGCTCTCGAGCGATCGGTGACGGATGCCGCGGGCGAGGCCATCTCGCGCCTCGCCATCCACGAGGCGATCAGCTCCATCTGGGAGCTCGTCGATGCCCTCAACCTCTACATCACCGAGCAGGAGCCGTGGGCGCTCGCCAAGGACCCGGCGAACCGCGCCCGCCTCGAGACCGTGCTGGCCACGGTCGTTCGTGGACTCGGCACGCTCGCCGTGCTGCTCTCGCCGGTGACCCCGAAGGCCACGGCCAAGCTCTGGACCGCCCTCGGTGGAGACGGCTCCGTCGCCGAACAGCGCATCGACCGTGCCTGGGAGTGGACCGGTGGAGCATCCGTCGCTCCGCTCGAGGCCCTGTTCCCGCGCATCGAGGCGAGTGGTGAGTAG
- the rsmI gene encoding 16S rRNA (cytidine(1402)-2'-O)-methyltransferase, protein MIILAGTPIGNLGDASARLIEALATAQVIAAEDTRVTQRLLAALHIENRPRLIPLHDHNERLKAAELVELGREADLLVLSDAGMPTVSDPGFHLVETAAAAGVQVTVIPGPSAVLAALAVSGLPTDRFTFEGFLPRKHGDRTSTFRELVDERRTMVFFESPNRLAAALTDLAAVFGDDRTVVVCRELTKFYEEVRRGSASELAAWAADGVKGEICIVVAGAPKRVHSLEDGIRQVQALVAGGERMKDATASVALSTGLGKRELYEGALAAR, encoded by the coding sequence ATGATCATCCTGGCCGGAACTCCCATCGGCAATCTCGGTGACGCGTCGGCCAGGCTCATCGAGGCCCTCGCAACCGCCCAGGTGATCGCCGCCGAGGACACCCGCGTCACGCAGCGACTGCTGGCGGCACTGCACATCGAGAACAGACCGCGCCTCATCCCGCTGCACGACCACAACGAGCGCCTGAAGGCGGCTGAGCTCGTCGAGCTCGGCCGCGAGGCCGACCTGCTCGTGCTGAGCGATGCAGGCATGCCGACGGTCTCGGATCCCGGATTCCATCTCGTCGAGACCGCGGCAGCGGCCGGCGTGCAGGTCACTGTCATCCCCGGTCCGAGCGCCGTGCTCGCTGCGCTCGCCGTCTCGGGACTGCCGACCGACCGCTTCACCTTCGAGGGCTTCCTGCCGCGCAAGCACGGAGATCGCACCTCGACGTTCCGTGAACTGGTCGACGAGCGCCGCACCATGGTGTTCTTCGAGTCGCCGAACCGACTGGCCGCAGCCCTCACCGACCTCGCGGCCGTGTTCGGAGACGACCGCACCGTCGTCGTGTGCCGTGAGCTCACCAAGTTCTACGAGGAGGTCCGTCGCGGATCGGCCTCGGAGCTCGCCGCGTGGGCAGCCGACGGAGTGAAGGGGGAGATCTGCATCGTCGTGGCCGGTGCGCCGAAACGGGTGCACAGTCTCGAGGACGGCATCCGTCAGGTCCAGGCGCTGGTCGCCGGTGGAGAGCGGATGAAGGACGCGACGGCATCCGTCGCCCTCTCGACGGGCCTCGGGAAGCGCGAGCTCTACGAGGGTGCTCTCGCAGCTCGCTAA
- a CDS encoding 4-(cytidine 5'-diphospho)-2-C-methyl-D-erythritol kinase, with translation MTLPAASPVAHARAPGKINVFFKVGARQDDGYHDVASAYQAVSLFEDVRAYPADDFSVSFSGSVDTSGLAVDGSNLAIKAARLLARKTGYRGGVRLEVEKHVPIAGGMGGGSADAAATLLACDALWGTELTRDELITLGAKLGADVPFALLGGTAIGTGRGDQLSPALAKGTFHWVLAIAEFGMSTPAVYEELDRHRTRNARDIQPAETAPTVDTEVLQALRAGDARMLADALSNDLQAAALHLAPGLGHILELGEENGALAGIVSGSGPTVAFLAQDADSALELQVALSAARLTAVRATAPVHGARLLHD, from the coding sequence ATGACCCTGCCTGCCGCATCGCCTGTCGCGCACGCACGGGCCCCCGGCAAGATCAACGTCTTCTTCAAGGTCGGCGCGCGTCAGGACGACGGCTACCACGACGTGGCCTCCGCGTACCAGGCGGTGTCATTGTTCGAGGACGTGCGCGCCTACCCGGCCGACGACTTCTCGGTGTCGTTCAGCGGCAGCGTCGACACCTCCGGACTCGCCGTCGACGGCAGCAACCTGGCCATCAAGGCTGCACGGTTGCTCGCCCGCAAGACCGGGTACCGCGGGGGAGTGCGACTCGAGGTCGAGAAGCACGTGCCCATCGCCGGCGGCATGGGCGGCGGGTCGGCGGATGCCGCAGCCACCCTGCTCGCCTGCGACGCGCTGTGGGGCACGGAACTCACCCGCGACGAGCTCATCACGCTCGGCGCCAAGCTCGGGGCCGACGTTCCGTTCGCGCTGCTGGGCGGCACCGCCATCGGCACGGGGCGCGGCGACCAGCTCAGCCCCGCGCTGGCCAAGGGCACGTTCCACTGGGTGCTGGCGATCGCCGAGTTCGGCATGTCGACCCCGGCCGTGTACGAGGAGCTCGACAGGCACCGCACCCGGAACGCGCGCGACATCCAGCCGGCGGAGACGGCGCCCACCGTCGACACCGAGGTGCTGCAGGCATTGCGTGCCGGTGATGCGCGCATGCTCGCCGACGCCCTCTCGAACGACCTGCAGGCCGCAGCACTGCACCTGGCTCCCGGGCTCGGGCACATCCTCGAACTCGGCGAGGAGAACGGCGCCCTCGCGGGCATCGTCTCGGGCTCCGGCCCCACTGTCGCCTTTCTGGCCCAGGACGCGGACTCGGCCCTCGAGTTGCAGGTCGCTCTCTCGGCCGCCCGGCTCACCGCCGTGCGCGCGACGGCGCCGGTGCACGGGGCGCGCCTGCTGCACGACTGA
- a CDS encoding AI-2E family transporter produces the protein MTDAPPPPPPPVGPVGLGLATRVLITLAAAVITIAGMANAKEIIGPIVLAVVLVIIAHPVRAVLEHKGWARWAATTAVIVVVYLILIALGVLLVTALAQFARLIADSADAFKDQAAMLTDWVATLGLSESQTEAVTGAVDPSTIFSVALAIAESALSSVTALVLVFAYTLFMAADAAYIAPIFARFRTTHASVIAALTGYAHGVRQYMVVNAIFGLIVAVLDGLILWALGVPGAFIWAVLAFITNFIPNIGFVIGVIPPAVMALVTGGWGLALIVVAVYCVVNVTLQVLVQPRFVAVAVNLGFTVTFASVIFWSFVLGALGALLAVPLTLLIRLLLLDADPRAGWARSLSGVRTPEEEPRPTPSADEESELPASHPAP, from the coding sequence ATGACGGATGCCCCTCCACCCCCGCCGCCGCCCGTCGGTCCCGTCGGCCTCGGCCTCGCTACGCGGGTGCTGATCACCCTCGCCGCAGCCGTGATCACCATCGCGGGCATGGCGAACGCCAAGGAGATCATCGGCCCGATCGTCCTCGCGGTCGTGCTGGTCATCATCGCCCACCCCGTGCGCGCCGTCCTGGAGCACAAGGGCTGGGCGCGGTGGGCGGCCACCACGGCCGTCATCGTGGTCGTCTACCTCATACTGATCGCGCTCGGCGTGCTGCTGGTGACGGCGCTCGCGCAGTTCGCGAGGCTCATCGCCGACAGCGCAGATGCCTTCAAGGACCAGGCCGCGATGCTCACCGACTGGGTCGCGACGCTCGGGCTCAGCGAGTCGCAGACCGAGGCCGTGACCGGCGCCGTCGATCCGTCGACGATCTTCAGCGTCGCACTGGCCATCGCGGAGTCGGCCCTCAGCTCGGTCACCGCCCTCGTGCTCGTCTTCGCCTACACGCTCTTCATGGCGGCGGATGCCGCCTACATCGCGCCGATCTTCGCCAGGTTCCGCACCACGCACGCCTCGGTGATCGCGGCGCTCACCGGGTACGCGCATGGCGTGAGGCAGTACATGGTGGTGAACGCGATCTTCGGCCTGATCGTGGCCGTGCTGGATGGGCTCATCCTCTGGGCGCTCGGGGTTCCCGGGGCCTTCATCTGGGCCGTGCTCGCGTTCATCACGAACTTCATCCCGAACATCGGCTTCGTGATCGGCGTCATCCCGCCGGCCGTCATGGCGCTCGTCACCGGCGGGTGGGGGCTGGCCCTCATCGTCGTCGCCGTCTACTGCGTGGTGAACGTGACGCTCCAGGTGCTGGTGCAGCCGCGCTTCGTCGCCGTTGCGGTGAACCTGGGCTTCACCGTCACGTTCGCATCCGTCATCTTCTGGAGCTTCGTGCTCGGCGCGCTCGGCGCCCTCCTCGCGGTGCCGCTGACGCTGCTGATCAGACTCCTGCTGCTGGACGCGGATCCCCGCGCCGGATGGGCACGAAGCCTCTCCGGTGTCCGAACACCGGAGGAAGAACCTCGACCGACTCCGTCGGCGGATGAGGAGTCGGAACTCCCAGCGTCGCATCCTGCTCCTTGA
- the rsmA gene encoding 16S rRNA (adenine(1518)-N(6)/adenine(1519)-N(6))-dimethyltransferase RsmA, translated as MSGEHSAVGGRLLGPAEIRDLAELLGVTPTKKLGQNFVIDANTVRRIVKTAGVRAGEQVVEIGPGLGSLTLGLTEAGASVIAVEIDGRLAEQLPKTVSLMQPDAALEVVHQDALRILELPGAPVRLVANLPYNISVPVLLHFLEHFPSISAGIVMVQAEVGHRIAALPGSKIYGSPSVKAAWYGDWRTAGTVSRQVFWPVPNVDSVLVGFDRRSDAIGTEAERLATFALVDGAFQQRRKMLRQSLSGVLGDAATASAAMEAAGVKPTARGEELTVHDFLAVARASHLTD; from the coding sequence ATGAGCGGAGAACACAGCGCGGTCGGTGGCCGGCTCCTCGGGCCGGCGGAGATCCGCGACCTCGCCGAACTGCTGGGTGTCACGCCCACCAAGAAGCTCGGCCAGAACTTCGTCATCGACGCCAACACCGTGCGCCGGATCGTCAAGACCGCCGGGGTTCGGGCCGGGGAGCAGGTGGTCGAGATCGGGCCGGGGCTCGGCTCGCTCACCCTCGGACTCACCGAGGCCGGTGCATCCGTCATCGCCGTCGAGATCGACGGCCGGCTGGCCGAGCAGTTGCCGAAGACGGTGTCGCTGATGCAGCCGGATGCCGCCCTCGAGGTCGTGCACCAGGATGCCCTGCGCATCCTCGAGCTGCCCGGAGCTCCCGTGCGGCTGGTCGCGAACCTGCCGTACAACATCTCGGTGCCGGTGCTGCTGCACTTCCTCGAGCACTTCCCATCGATCTCGGCGGGCATCGTCATGGTGCAGGCCGAGGTCGGCCACCGCATCGCCGCCCTGCCGGGTTCGAAGATCTACGGCAGCCCGAGCGTGAAAGCCGCCTGGTACGGCGACTGGCGCACGGCGGGCACTGTCAGCCGGCAGGTGTTCTGGCCCGTTCCGAACGTCGACTCCGTGCTGGTGGGCTTCGACCGGCGCAGCGACGCCATCGGAACCGAGGCTGAGCGCCTCGCCACATTCGCCCTCGTCGACGGCGCGTTCCAGCAGCGCCGCAAGATGCTGCGCCAGTCGCTCTCGGGCGTTCTCGGCGACGCGGCCACGGCATCCGCCGCCATGGAGGCCGCCGGTGTGAAGCCGACGGCGAGAGGCGAGGAGCTGACGGTGCACGACTTCCTCGCCGTCGCGCGCGCATCGCACCTGACGGACTGA
- a CDS encoding DMT family transporter — MAWIVLIVSGVLEAVWATALGRSEGFTKLWPSVVFGVSLVASMGGLALAMRSIPIGTAYAVWVGIGAALTVGWSMISGDTSVSWVKLALIIGLVGCVVGLKLVDH, encoded by the coding sequence ATGGCATGGATCGTTCTCATCGTCTCGGGCGTCCTCGAAGCCGTCTGGGCAACGGCCCTCGGCAGATCCGAGGGCTTCACGAAGCTCTGGCCGTCCGTCGTCTTCGGTGTCTCGCTCGTCGCCAGCATGGGTGGACTCGCCCTGGCCATGCGCAGCATCCCCATCGGAACGGCCTACGCCGTCTGGGTCGGCATCGGAGCCGCCCTCACCGTGGGGTGGTCGATGATCTCGGGCGACACCTCGGTCTCGTGGGTGAAGCTCGCGCTCATCATCGGGCTCGTCGGCTGCGTCGTCGGGCTGAAGCTGGTCGACCACTGA
- a CDS encoding fatty acid desaturase family protein, producing the protein MSEVIAAPSSGVRIIRTKPGGDRSNPTTEYSALLHTVRNLGLLRRRTGFYWMVFGILLAALGGAVTGFILLGDTWYQLLMAGALGIILTQFAFLAHEASHRQVFESGKANDTAGRILANAFVGISYSWWMTKHSRHHANPNVVGKDPDIDNDFIVFQPAEAAKVGRLQALVTRKQGWFFFPLLMLEGLNLHFHGLRTVMGRGKVDKRWVEISMIVTRLAAYVAVIFFFLPLGMAFAFIGVQLAVFGVYMGASFAPNHKGMPQLAHDSKVDFLRRQVLTSRNIRGDWRMLTFMGGLNYQIEHHLFPNMPRPHLAKAGEIVREYCRDHNILYTETGLVQSYAIVVDYLNKVGLAARDPFDCPMTARFRTH; encoded by the coding sequence GTGTCAGAAGTAATCGCCGCACCCTCCTCCGGGGTCCGGATCATCCGCACGAAGCCCGGCGGAGACCGCTCCAACCCGACCACCGAGTACTCGGCCCTGCTGCATACCGTGCGCAACCTCGGACTCCTGCGTCGTCGCACCGGCTTCTACTGGATGGTCTTCGGCATCCTGCTCGCCGCTCTGGGCGGCGCCGTCACCGGCTTCATCCTTCTCGGCGACACGTGGTACCAGTTGCTCATGGCCGGTGCCCTCGGCATCATCCTCACGCAGTTCGCGTTCCTCGCCCACGAGGCATCCCACCGCCAGGTGTTCGAGTCCGGCAAGGCGAACGACACGGCCGGCCGCATCCTCGCGAACGCCTTCGTCGGCATCAGCTACTCGTGGTGGATGACCAAGCACTCGCGTCACCACGCCAACCCGAATGTCGTGGGCAAGGACCCCGACATCGACAACGACTTCATCGTCTTCCAGCCGGCCGAGGCCGCCAAGGTGGGCCGTCTGCAGGCCCTCGTCACGCGCAAGCAGGGCTGGTTCTTCTTCCCGCTCCTCATGCTCGAGGGCCTGAACCTCCACTTCCACGGACTGCGCACGGTCATGGGCCGCGGCAAGGTCGACAAGCGCTGGGTCGAGATCTCGATGATCGTCACCCGCCTGGCCGCCTACGTCGCCGTCATCTTCTTCTTCCTGCCGCTCGGCATGGCCTTCGCCTTCATCGGTGTGCAGCTCGCCGTCTTCGGCGTCTACATGGGTGCCTCCTTCGCCCCCAACCACAAGGGCATGCCGCAGCTCGCCCACGACAGCAAGGTCGACTTCCTGCGTCGTCAGGTGCTCACCTCACGCAACATCCGCGGTGACTGGCGCATGCTCACCTTCATGGGTGGCCTGAACTACCAGATCGAGCACCACCTGTTCCCGAACATGCCCCGCCCGCACCTCGCGAAGGCCGGCGAGATCGTGCGCGAGTACTGCCGCGACCACAACATCCTCTACACCGAGACCGGTCTGGTGCAGAGCTACGCCATCGTCGTCGACTACCTGAACAAGGTCGGGCTCGCCGCTCGCGACCCCTTCGACTGCCCGATGACGGCGCGCTTCCGCACGCACTAG